A region of the Bremerella alba genome:
GTTCATCGCTTCATCGATGGCGAACACCGTGAAGACGATTTCGGAGTTGGACTCGAAGTTGAGGGCTGCGTTATTGTCGATGCGGATATCGCCTGTAATTTCGTCGATCACGAAAGTATTCGATGGATCGTCGATGTCATAGGTAACGTCTTCACCCTCATCGTCGCTTGCGGAAACGGACTGCACGATCGTGTTGTCGGCTACCGTGTTTTCATCGAGCGAGAAATCGTAGTCGACTTCGTCGAAGGTGGCCGGTGGGTTCTGGAAGACGCGGATCGTCAGCTCGAACGGATCGAACAAGAGGTCCCCATCCGATTCCAGACCTGGCTGATCGGCGTAATTAAACGTCAGCGTGAAGAAGCGTTCCTGATTCGAGAAACCTGCGTCGGGAACGTTCTGGATCAGCGAGATGGTGCCATCGGGGCTAAGCGAGAAGTAGTCAGAGCCGGTGCCACCCATGGCGACCTGCGAGTACACAATCGCGTCACCCTCTGGATCAACCGCGGTCAAGACTTCCGAGATGTTGCCCAGATCGATCGGTGTTGCAACATAATCGTCGTCGACATCCGCAAACGAGATCTCAAAGGGATCGGTCGGCGTGTCGTAGATCGGCAGTTCGTTGAGGGGGTTGATGGCGATCTCGATGTCGCCGGTGACAGTGCTGTTCGCTTCGCTTTGACCGTCATTGGCAGTGATCGTCAGCGTGATGCTGTCGGGATCGATGCCTTCGACGTCGAGTAGCTGAGCCATGTCTACGACGATTTCACCGTTGACGATGTCGAACGCACCGGTGACATCGACCGAAGTCCCGGATACGACAGCCGCATCGATCGTGTAGGTGAGATTTGACGCGGCATCGACATCTTCAAACGCCCCGCTAAGGTCATAAACCACGTCGCCGGATGAGGCACCAAGCGAGCCGGTTTTGGTTTCGACGAATTCATTGACATTCACACCGACCGGGGCAGTGAACGTCGGACTATTGTTTTCGTCGGTCACCGTGATGGTGATCGTTTTGGTGCTGAAACGTCCCTCGCTGTCGGTGACGACCAGGTCGATATCAAAGACACCGCCGGTCGCACCAAGTGCGTTCACATTGTCGAACGTGAGGCCCGCTGCATTGGCGACGACCAACTCGTAGACGTCGTCGTTCAGGTCGGCAGTGCCCATGTCATCGACCAGGGCCAACTCGAACAGGTCGACCAAATCCTGGCCCGAATTCGCGTCGCTTACTTCCAGCGAGAAAGTGAATTGGTCGTTTTCTACGTCGGTTGCTGTCAGAATGACTGCAGGCGTGAGGCTGGCCCCATCGATGATGCTGCCAGCGACGTTTTCTTCAATGGTGAATGCCGCGTCGGTTGGCGTTGTGAAGACAGGGGCTTCGTTGTCGGCCACGGTCAAATTAAGGGTGAAAGGTCCCTTGTTGAGCACGTCATCGGTAAGCAGCGTGTTATCGTCATCGAACGTGAACGTAATGGAAAACGTACCCTCGCCGTCTACGCCAAGATCTGACGAGGTAAGCTCTTTCAAAAGCGTAATCGTGCCATCGGCGTTCAACTGGAAGAAGTCCTCGTCATCCTGAGCAATGGAGTAGGTGAGCATGTCACCTTCCGGATCGATCAGGCCGATATCGAGACTGAATCCTGAGACATCGCTCGGGTCGTCGACATCCAGCAGCGAAATCGTGGGCAGCGAAACGGTACCGCCGGGAATCACTGGCAGTTCGTTCAGGTTGATAACTTCGATGTCGATGTCCTGCTGAGCAGACAACATCCCGGTGCCGTCGTCGGTAGCGACGATGGTCAGTGTGTAGCTATTGAGCGTAGGATCCTCGAAGTTCAGCTTCGTCGAGTCGGCAACGACGATGTTGTCTCCGTCGATGGCAAACGCCCCATTCCCATTTCCACCGTCGATGGTGAAAGTGAGCGTGTCCAAATCTTCGTCGGTGAAGTAGTCGGTCAGGTCGGCCACAATGGAACCATCGGTGGTTACGGCCGTCGCTGCGGAGGCGTTTTCATTGATCTGCAGCGTAGGAGCCACAACGACCACCGGGGCATCGTTCACGTCGGTGACGTTGATGGTCAGGGTAAAGCTGTCAGTCAACTGCGTACCGACTTCCCCCAGGCCGTTGCCGTCGAGGTTATCGGTAACTTGGATGTTCAGCTCGAAGGAAGTCGTGCCCCCTTCAAAGTTAAGTGCGGCCTGATCACTGACAGTGACTTCGCCGGTGGCACTATTAATTTCAAAGACAGTCTGGCCTGAACCACCGGTAATTTCAAACAAAAACGGAGGATCGTCTTCGTCCACGTCGGTTGCGGTTACCGTCGCAACGAGTGTTCCATTGGCAGTGTTTTCCGCGACATCAACCGTAGCATCACTGGTAATGACCGGTGCTTCATTGACATCGATCAAATTCACGGTGACCATCTGGGGCACCGAGTTTACGCCCCCGACTTCGCCGTTGCCATCACCGTCGAGTTTATCAGTGGCGGTGATTTCGAGGGTGTAGGAGCTCGTGGTTTCATAGTCAAGCAAGGCCCCTGCCTTAACGGTAACGATCCCGGAGGTGGCATCGATATCGAACAGCGCCGCGCCGTTGCCGCCGGTGATCGAGTAGGTCAGGTTCGTCCCTTGATCGTCGGCATCCTCATCGGTTGCAACAATCGGACCACCGGTTAGCTCTACGCCGTCCGCCGAGTTTTCTTCAATGGTTAGCGTGTACGAGTCTTCGTCGAAGACGGGCGCTTCGTTGACATCGCTCAGGTTGATCGTGATGTTCTGGGTGGTCACCAGTCCTGCACCACCGAGGCCATCTCCCTTGCTGTCGGTGACCTGAATTTCAACGGTGAAGGTACTCTTCGTTTCGAAGTCTAGATTCGAAGAATCGGCAACCGTGATCTTCCCGGTGCTGGCATCAATGGCGAACGTGCCTTCGTAGCCTGCGTCGATGCCGGTGATGGCATAGGTCAGGATATCGGTCGCGCCATCATTCGAATCAGCCGTTACGTCGCCAACATCAGCGTCCGTCGCTAAGTTTTCTTCGATTGTGAAGATGCTCTGCTCGATGCTCGGCGGGGTGTTGCGGAAGACGGTAAACGGAGTGGGCGTCGAGCTGTTGCCGGCCGCATCGGTCGCCACGAAGGTGAAATCATTTTCGCCGAGGTCCAACGCGATGTTGTCACCTACCTCGAAAGTGAAGTCGCCGGACCCGTCGGCGGTCGTCGTCCCAACGACGACCGAATTGTTATCGAGAATCTCTACGGTCGCCAAGCCTTCGGTCGTTCCGCTGAAGGTCGCTTGAACTTGATCGGTAAGATTGTTGTTTCCGGTCTTGTTATCTAATTCGACGGCTCCGACATCCGCCGGAGCGATGGTATCGATCACGATCGACAAGGCAGTCGATGCGACGCTGGTGTTGCCTGCGATATCGGTGGCCGTGGTGGTGATATCGTGCGCACCTTCGGACAGGCCGGTCGCCGGTGTGAGCGTAGCCACGCCAGAAGCATCGGCCACGACCGATCCTAAGACACCATCATTACTCGACGAGAAGGTCACGGTGGAACCAACTTCTGCCGTGACCGTGAAAGTTGGCGTGGTGACGTTGGTCAGATCGTCGACATCGGAATCGCCTGAGTCATCTGCGGCGGCCATATCAACGCCGGTTGGTGCGATCGGTGCTGTGTCGTCAAACTCGAAGACCAACTCAAACGGCGTCACGCTGACGTTACCCAGTTCGTCCTCGGTGGTGATTTCCAGCGTGTAGCTACCGGAATTAAGCACCGTGCCGGTACCGAGCAGGTCATCCAGGTCATCAATATCAAGTGTGAACGTGATCTCGCTGTCGGTCTGAGTCAGGCTCGAAATGCTAGGCGGGCTTACCGTGTTGGCCAGATCAATGCTGCCGCCGGTGCCATTTTGAATGGAAACTTGTGCCGAAACGATGGTGCTGAAATCGGTGATCGTCCCGCTGATGCCGGTCGTGTCGCTGGTAATATTGTCGCTCGTCGAGCTGCCGGTATCGACAACCACAGCCGCTTCGACCGCAGGAGCTTCATTGTCGCCGATCAAGTCGAGAATGACCGGAGCGTTGCCCATGTTCGATTCAACGTAACCAACCTCGTAACCATCGACCTGGCCGTTCAGGTTGGCGTCGTAGGCAACGTTGTACTGCGACTCGTTAAAGTTGATGCCGTAGACCGATTGGAAGTAGGCGGCTGTGTTATGATTGCCAGCACCGCGTGCTTGCAGCTCAGCGGCAACGGCTCGCATGTACTCGTTTTCAGAAACGCCACCGTCCGCATCCGTGGAGCCGAAGAGCATCACTTCGGCTAAGAATCCACCAGAGCCCGAAGTGCCCCCCACTTCGATCGTAAAGTTCGACCCGCCGGATACCTCAAACATTACGACACTGTCCAGGCTTCCATTGGCATCGGCCATGGTCTGCATCAGCGGCACATGATTGGCCGGATTGTTGCGGTCGGTGTCCTGAATGAACACGAGCGGAATCGCTGGGTCCAGGTTGCCGCCGGTGCCTTGGATTCGAAGGGCAACGATAGCAGTGCCGGAAGCAGGGTCGACTTCCAGCTGCAGATCTCGCTTTTCGCCCGGCGATCCGATTTCAAGGTTGTCTACGAAGTCGAGAGTGTTCGCAGCGAGCAGGTCGCGAATCTCAAGACTTTCCAGCCGCATGTTGCGAGAACCGCGAACAGCTTTACGCGGATTTTTGGAAGCGGAGGAGTGATTACGAACAAGAGTAGTGTTTTTCATACTTTGCACCAACGGCCAATCAAAGTTCCCGGGGAATGGTCGGTTTGCAGTCTAAGTGGAGAGTGGGGCATACGAAGACTAGGAAGAGGGGGGTAAGCCTAGCCTTGAAACTCCGTGTTCTGAACAGACAGTCCACCTGGATTAGAGAGGACTGCCCGGATCAGGTAGTTCCATTAAAATCAGGGGTTGTATCAATTTCAATCAATTACTAGGAATCTAATTGCCCATTCTTGGTATTTTACCTAGGCGGCGCATTATTTCTGACCTATGCGACCAACTAGCTTTCAGGCGAATCGCCTTCTGAACCGGTAAATTCTTCTGTAACCCACTATATAGCCAGTGGTTACGGCACAGAACTTCTAAGCCAAGCAGACTACAGACACAAACCAGGATACGTAAGAGGCCTGGGAGAAATGCACAGACAAGCGATTTTACAGGCTAATCACCATCCAAGAACGGCTTGATCGCTTTCGCTACACCCCTGCAGGCCCAACGGCTTAGACAGGTCGCATTAATTACGCGGTTTGCCTAACCAGCAAGGACGAGTATTCGCACCCCAAAAGAGCTGGCAACAAGATGGGTGATTTGCGTCGACTTTTCCAGCCCCAAAGAAGTAAACCTAGTGATATCCGGCACTTCCGTCAAACTTTTGATGGCCGGGAAACCGAATCCAATACAGACAACGCATCTGTTCGTTTCCGCACGGAAATTACGAACAACACAATCGATCGTTGCCAACGGAATTCACGAAACGTTGTACTTCACCCGATACCCAAGCGTTTTGTCTTGGGGAAATGAGTACAAGGAATGGGAAACATGCTCCGTCGCCTGACGACTGTCACACTGGCAATTGGAGGCCTGATTGCAGGCCTCAACACAACCCCGCTGCCAGCTCAGGATTTCCTCGACACCGAGGTCCAGCATTCCGAGCAAGACGTTGCCCCAACTCTCTTTGCGGAGTCGACCGCAAATGAAGAGGCTGCAACGCAGGCCGTGGAAATGCAACTTGCCAACTGCGACGCCTGCCAGTCAGACACCTGTGCAACGTGTTGCGATCCGTGTGGATCAGGCGGTTGGTTTGTCGACGGTTGGCTCGAGCAGGGCTATACCGCAAATACCGACCACCCCGGCGGTAATTTCAATGGCCCTATGGGTTTCAATGATCGAGCCGATGATTATCAGCTGAATCAGCTCTATCTGACGATGGGAAAGCAGATTAGCGAAGACTGCTGCAGCTGGGATTTTGGCGGCCGGGTCGACCTGCTATATGGTACGGACTACTTCTGGGTCGAATCAAACGGCCTGGAACGCGAACGAGATGGCTCCCGAAAATGGAATGGCCAAGGGCCACGCGATAACGATACGCGAGCGCTCAATGGCCTGGCATTACCGCAGGTCTATGCCGAAGCGTTCATCCCGGTTGGTTCCGGCGTGAAAGCCAAGTTCGGGCACTTTTACTCGCTGCTAGGTTACGAAGCGGTCCCGGCTCCTGAGAACTTCTTCTATTCGCATAGCTACAGCTTTGTTTACGGTAACCCCAAGACACACACTGGCTTTGTGACCTCGTACAGTCCTACGACCTGCTTCACAGTGCAAGCCGGTATGACCAATGGCTGGGACAACTTCGAGAACATCAACGGTTCGTATGGCTTTCTACTGGGCAGCAGTTGGTCCAATGGTGTTTCCGGCCTATCGTACGCAATGCATACCGGCAGCGAAGATCCCACCGGCAGCCAAAACCGTTATTCCCACACGATGGCTTACACTCGCAAGCTGAGCAACCGCTGGGACTATGCGTTGGTTCACGACTTTGGCGTGCAAAACGATGCGTTTCTCGATGCGGCATTTGATGCGGAAGACGCCTACTTCTATAGCTTCACCAACTACCTTTACTACCACTGGAGCGACCAGCTGTCGCTAGGTGCTCGTGCCGAGTGGTTCTGTGATGAAGACAACTGGCGTATTCAGCAGGTCCCTGTCGAGACGCTATTCACGGGCCATAACTATTACAACATCACCTTGGGTGCCAATTGGAAGCCATGCGAGCATGTCATGGTTCGCCCAGAAGCTCGGTACGACTGGTCCGATCTTAATCCGGCCGGTACGACGGGCGTGTTCAACGACTTCATGAAAGACGACATGTATACCTTCTCGGTCGACATCATTCTGTTCTTCTAAAAGGCCTAATACAAAGCACTGAGCAAAGGAGACTGGTTGCTATCAACGAGGGGACACCAGCACTGCTGGCACCATAATCGCGCAAATCGATTTAATTCCTATCAACTGGGTGGGTCGGAAATACCGATAGGACTGATACGATTTGCAAAATCGCCCCTCACAGGTTTGCGCGGCCTTAAAGCCGGCATTGGCAACCATGAAAAGCAATCAAATTACCAATATCGTCGCCAGTTCAATCTTGCTCGCAGCTGTTCTGGCTTCCCCAGTGCTTGCACAGTCCCGCACGATGGCGTCTGCGCCACGTGTAGCGGCAAACCAGGTTGAGCAAGTCTCGGCGCTGATGCCGGCATCCTCTGTCACCTTGGAAATGGACGACGCGATGGTAGCGTCTTCTAGCTCCTGCTGCGGCGACGCTGGCTGCGTGGAGTGTGCCGGGGTTTGCTCTGCACCATGCTGGAACGAGTGCGACCAGTGGTTCGTCAACGGATGGTTGGAACAAGGTTTCACTGGCAACCCCAACGCTGATGGCGGATTGATTGGCCCAGCGGGTACCAATGGCCCACTGATTTTCAACGATCAGGCCAACGAGTACATGCTCAATCAGCTGTATCTGTCTTTCGGACGAGAAGTAAGCCAGGATGCCTGCACGTGGGACATTGGCGGCCGTGTCGATGTGCTTTATGGTACCGACTACTACTTCATCCAATCGACCGGACTCGAAACCTACGACGATAACTCGCAGAAGTGGAACAGCGGCAACGGTCCCCGCGATGGGGGCGATGCAGCCTTGTATGGTCTCGCGCTTCCTCAATTTTATGTCGAAGCGAACGTCCCCTGGGGAAATGGTCTGAACCTAAAAGCGGGTCACTTCTATACGATCATGGGTTACGAGTCGGTCATGGCTCCTGAAAACTTCTTCTACTCGCACTCTTATATGATGCAGTACGGAGAACCTTTCACGCATACCGGCATTCTCGGTAGCTACCCCACCTCGTCTTGCATGACCTGGTACGGCGGTATCACTCGTGGCTGGAATACCTTTGAACAGCCCAACGGCCAAGTCGGGTTCCTGGGCGGATTCCGCTGGGAGAGCCCCAATGAAGCCACCAAGCTGAGCTTCACGCTGCATACCGGCAGCGAAGATCCGACCGGCGAAAACAACCGCACAACCTACAGCCTGGTCTTCCAACAGCGCATCAACCAGTGCTGGACTTACGTCATGGAACACAATCTGGGTACCGAAGAATACGCACGCCTGACCACCACCAGCGAATTGGCAACGGCGAATTGGTACGGGATATCCAACTATCTCTACTACACCGTGAATCCCTGTTTAGATCTGGGGGCCCGCTTAGAGTGGTTTGATGACCGCGACAATGCACGCGTCTTTGGCCTGGCCAACGACAACATCGCCAGCGGCGGCAACTACTATGAATTCACCTTGGGTGCCAATTACCATCCGGCATCCTGGTTCATCTTACGACCCGAAGCACGTTGGGATTACAGCGACCTGTCCGCTCCAGGCATCAACGGGGCCTACGACAACGGTACGTCTAAGAATCAATTCACGATCGGCTTCGACCTGATCACGATGTTCTAAACGAGATCGAACCCAACTTGCCGTGCCGCCATGCCAAGAGATGGGCGGCACGATGCTTGGATAGACGAAGAGCGACTCTCCGATGAGATTCTACCTAGTCGTCTTCGCTGCCGAAAAGCTGATCGACAGCCGATATATAGAAGTTCTCCTCAAACGTGTCCTGATCCCAGTCGATCAGACGCTCGCCAGGCTGAATGGTCGCACTCATCAGCCCTTCCTCAGAATGCCCGAAGCCGGCAACGTGTCCTAGCTCGTGCATCAGTACCGACAGCAAGTCGATTTTGCCTGCAGCCGCTGAGGTGCTGTTCGCAAGTAATTGGCCATTCTCGCTGTGAGCGCTAAACTCGGACGAATCGAGCGGGGTCGAATCGACGAACCAGCCCCAACCGGCCGCGTCATGATCGAGGTAAATCGAATTCCCGATCGTCGATGCCAACTGACTGCCTGGTAAGTCGACGA
Encoded here:
- a CDS encoding porin; protein product: MKSNQITNIVASSILLAAVLASPVLAQSRTMASAPRVAANQVEQVSALMPASSVTLEMDDAMVASSSSCCGDAGCVECAGVCSAPCWNECDQWFVNGWLEQGFTGNPNADGGLIGPAGTNGPLIFNDQANEYMLNQLYLSFGREVSQDACTWDIGGRVDVLYGTDYYFIQSTGLETYDDNSQKWNSGNGPRDGGDAALYGLALPQFYVEANVPWGNGLNLKAGHFYTIMGYESVMAPENFFYSHSYMMQYGEPFTHTGILGSYPTSSCMTWYGGITRGWNTFEQPNGQVGFLGGFRWESPNEATKLSFTLHTGSEDPTGENNRTTYSLVFQQRINQCWTYVMEHNLGTEEYARLTTTSELATANWYGISNYLYYTVNPCLDLGARLEWFDDRDNARVFGLANDNIASGGNYYEFTLGANYHPASWFILRPEARWDYSDLSAPGINGAYDNGTSKNQFTIGFDLITMF
- a CDS encoding outer membrane beta-barrel protein, producing MLRRLTTVTLAIGGLIAGLNTTPLPAQDFLDTEVQHSEQDVAPTLFAESTANEEAATQAVEMQLANCDACQSDTCATCCDPCGSGGWFVDGWLEQGYTANTDHPGGNFNGPMGFNDRADDYQLNQLYLTMGKQISEDCCSWDFGGRVDLLYGTDYFWVESNGLERERDGSRKWNGQGPRDNDTRALNGLALPQVYAEAFIPVGSGVKAKFGHFYSLLGYEAVPAPENFFYSHSYSFVYGNPKTHTGFVTSYSPTTCFTVQAGMTNGWDNFENINGSYGFLLGSSWSNGVSGLSYAMHTGSEDPTGSQNRYSHTMAYTRKLSNRWDYALVHDFGVQNDAFLDAAFDAEDAYFYSFTNYLYYHWSDQLSLGARAEWFCDEDNWRIQQVPVETLFTGHNYYNITLGANWKPCEHVMVRPEARYDWSDLNPAGTTGVFNDFMKDDMYTFSVDIILFF
- a CDS encoding cadherin domain-containing protein, which encodes MKNTTLVRNHSSASKNPRKAVRGSRNMRLESLEIRDLLAANTLDFVDNLEIGSPGEKRDLQLEVDPASGTAIVALRIQGTGGNLDPAIPLVFIQDTDRNNPANHVPLMQTMADANGSLDSVVMFEVSGGSNFTIEVGGTSGSGGFLAEVMLFGSTDADGGVSENEYMRAVAAELQARGAGNHNTAAYFQSVYGINFNESQYNVAYDANLNGQVDGYEVGYVESNMGNAPVILDLIGDNEAPAVEAAVVVDTGSSTSDNITSDTTGISGTITDFSTIVSAQVSIQNGTGGSIDLANTVSPPSISSLTQTDSEITFTLDIDDLDDLLGTGTVLNSGSYTLEITTEDELGNVSVTPFELVFEFDDTAPIAPTGVDMAAADDSGDSDVDDLTNVTTPTFTVTAEVGSTVTFSSSNDGVLGSVVADASGVATLTPATGLSEGAHDITTTATDIAGNTSVASTALSIVIDTIAPADVGAVELDNKTGNNNLTDQVQATFSGTTEGLATVEILDNNSVVVGTTTADGSGDFTFEVGDNIALDLGENDFTFVATDAAGNSSTPTPFTVFRNTPPSIEQSIFTIEENLATDADVGDVTADSNDGATDILTYAITGIDAGYEGTFAIDASTGKITVADSSNLDFETKSTFTVEIQVTDSKGDGLGGAGLVTTQNITINLSDVNEAPVFDEDSYTLTIEENSADGVELTGGPIVATDEDADDQGTNLTYSITGGNGAALFDIDATSGIVTVKAGALLDYETTSSYTLEITATDKLDGDGNGEVGGVNSVPQMVTVNLIDVNEAPVITSDATVDVAENTANGTLVATVTATDVDEDDPPFLFEITGGSGQTVFEINSATGEVTVSDQAALNFEGGTTSFELNIQVTDNLDGNGLGEVGTQLTDSFTLTINVTDVNDAPVVVVAPTLQINENASAATAVTTDGSIVADLTDYFTDEDLDTLTFTIDGGNGNGAFAIDGDNIVVADSTKLNFEDPTLNSYTLTIVATDDGTGMLSAQQDIDIEVINLNELPVIPGGTVSLPTISLLDVDDPSDVSGFSLDIGLIDPEGDMLTYSIAQDDEDFFQLNADGTITLLKELTSSDLGVDGEGTFSITFTFDDDNTLLTDDVLNKGPFTLNLTVADNEAPVFTTPTDAAFTIEENVAGSIIDGASLTPAVILTATDVENDQFTFSLEVSDANSGQDLVDLFELALVDDMGTADLNDDVYELVVANAAGLTFDNVNALGATGGVFDIDLVVTDSEGRFSTKTITITVTDENNSPTFTAPVGVNVNEFVETKTGSLGASSGDVVYDLSGAFEDVDAASNLTYTIDAAVVSGTSVDVTGAFDIVNGEIVVDMAQLLDVEGIDPDSITLTITANDGQSEANSTVTGDIEIAINPLNELPIYDTPTDPFEISFADVDDDYVATPIDLGNISEVLTAVDPEGDAIVYSQVAMGGTGSDYFSLSPDGTISLIQNVPDAGFSNQERFFTLTFNYADQPGLESDGDLLFDPFELTIRVFQNPPATFDEVDYDFSLDENTVADNTIVQSVSASDDEGEDVTYDIDDPSNTFVIDEITGDIRIDNNAALNFESNSEIVFTVFAIDEAMNMTPMTITVNINDVNEAPVIDNNPGPFSIAEDAVDGTAVGTVAVSDPDTGDSFTFQIVGGDPNGVFAIDSNGNITIEDNTTIDFENAEVYTLEIKVTDNGGPTPGMNQLFDSKSFTIDVGDVNEAPVLVGMDFDLATVDESDLTAQEIADGVPGATFVRRFDIDVASFFTDPEGSNVLLEVNNEAAVTAGGHIVSVSFDNGAGQLVVEFEYFGVGQDRAPVDVELVATEDTLDALVADTPLLVNISVTNEKAVDFQIIPVLNLTQDSTQGFDGVAPAGLPQATDRFADEQTFFVEIWGTTLVGEDDVQAGNAWIEGFRLAILGLDYRDDLVNVIDIIAPGKALGEGSEPVIWADGSVDNFNAFFGSADPLDLEPPVPGFGSIGGKGSYVRLGYLELQAKAGVDIESVTDLVSIDFNDSETTITLNPADEEDVLVGGDPETDLPRSDEIRAVINTSQITIENTSVEIVDAEKFTISSADSSAIILGQGASTIGGLEALGQGGNGVGNVTSFTGNIFVLFSGDEMDPDSFEIIGTELILTEEGSYTPGEPDELGGNPEINGDSSANFGLEAHETINVGGASVETDHFVAVRETVIRIAGSPEVVLSGNAYTGNVGFDSSSFGIDIATGFVDVQTKTAVNGGGAFAAEREFLGGIALGANGAEASSIEGDGLGGYILTLDLNRLIQNTFDISGSMVGINLNFEGTIVAAAGGAVPLQGTVFAKDGQPLEDGSGIFVTVNKNRTGIDASGQVAELPDSADWASEWDSLWVEVWGNTADAAGVYGGSLDLGYDTSLFTATEIEYASSMNVNRTGTIDDANGMITGLGSQSEQTDLGNGSFVLLGRVKLESLPNDGIDVSVGGDLTAESLGLEATNTKVMLSYIGEVDADVTDVADVDIWAVAYDANDDGKIGLADFSQFISAYGKSTLTANNAMTAALDFDNDGKVGLGDFSAFIGNYGKTKLNVSSIQYPETFTQMWVGKGVELNGPDTMQDVFDRAVTDWQEALGWEEPIDVKLVVKDFGDAQLGEAELLGLDENGLPQFGILTLDDDGAGLGWSSDLEGGPAEGQYDLYTVILHELGHLYGFMSHYAGFSDNVVTDHEGNKVFIGSDFVAVLDDYAHHLDSTEHMGDVMNATLDPGQRKMISALDVQILETAYASATAGQTLVGGSAALQAAVTTESIVEETIAPVETHNPVSFVFDKVVDVESISGRTGYEAAIAPMVYHELIRNGVRVTTSSSAEVQQQMEDVDSVVSSLAVEDSSLLLADSVEDANYFAIEEDSDSVDDLFADWDFNSDLEG